The Gemmata palustris genome includes a region encoding these proteins:
- the thrC gene encoding threonine synthase, translating to MPSNDFVLGLKCRVCGKLYPKAASFFCPDDSGPLEVAYDYDRIKPNVSRAKFTSRPRNMWRYRELLPLDGEPTVGPQVGGTPLIRADRLADALGVERLWIKNDAVNFPTLSFKDRVVSVALSKARELGMRMVGCASTGNLANSVAALAASAGLETVILVPADLERVKIYGTALYGAKVVKVSGTYDQVNRLCTQIVMKYGWGFVNVNLRPFYAEGSKTVGFEIAEDLGWRFPQHVVCPMAGGALIGKIHKGFTELSRLGLVDAPVTTKMYGAQASGCNPISDCVKSNRERHKPIKTPNTICKSLAIGDPADGYFAAKLIRDSGGWAEDVTDAEIVESMLLLAKTEGVFAETAGGTTLAVTKKLIESGRIPRNEEIVICITGNGLKTQDAVFDALDEPATIKPALADFEALTGVAEAVAEPVLA from the coding sequence GTGCCGAGTAACGACTTCGTTCTGGGGCTGAAGTGTCGCGTGTGCGGCAAGCTCTATCCGAAGGCCGCGAGCTTCTTCTGCCCGGACGATTCCGGGCCGCTCGAAGTCGCCTACGATTACGACCGCATCAAACCGAACGTCAGCCGGGCGAAATTCACTTCCCGCCCCCGCAACATGTGGCGCTACCGCGAGTTGCTCCCGCTCGACGGCGAGCCCACGGTCGGCCCGCAAGTCGGCGGAACACCGCTCATCCGCGCCGACCGGCTCGCGGACGCACTCGGCGTCGAGCGCCTCTGGATCAAGAACGACGCGGTCAACTTCCCGACGCTCTCGTTCAAGGACCGCGTGGTGTCGGTGGCGCTCTCGAAGGCCCGCGAACTCGGGATGCGGATGGTCGGCTGCGCCAGCACCGGCAACCTCGCGAACAGCGTCGCGGCGCTGGCCGCGTCCGCCGGGTTGGAGACGGTTATTCTCGTGCCGGCCGATCTGGAGCGCGTGAAGATTTACGGCACCGCGCTCTACGGTGCGAAGGTGGTGAAGGTGTCCGGCACCTACGATCAGGTGAACCGACTCTGCACTCAAATCGTGATGAAGTACGGTTGGGGCTTTGTGAACGTGAACCTGCGGCCGTTCTACGCCGAGGGCTCGAAGACGGTCGGATTCGAGATCGCCGAAGACCTCGGCTGGCGGTTCCCGCAACACGTCGTGTGCCCGATGGCCGGCGGCGCGCTCATCGGCAAGATCCACAAGGGTTTCACCGAACTGAGCCGGTTGGGGCTCGTGGACGCCCCGGTGACGACGAAGATGTACGGCGCGCAGGCGAGCGGGTGCAACCCGATCAGCGATTGCGTGAAGAGCAACCGCGAGCGCCACAAGCCGATCAAGACGCCGAACACGATCTGCAAGAGCCTCGCGATCGGCGACCCGGCCGACGGGTACTTCGCCGCGAAACTGATCCGCGACAGCGGCGGTTGGGCGGAAGACGTGACCGACGCCGAAATCGTGGAATCGATGCTGCTCCTCGCGAAGACGGAAGGCGTGTTCGCGGAGACGGCCGGCGGAACCACACTTGCCGTCACGAAAAAGCTGATCGAATCGGGCCGCATCCCGCGGAACGAAGAGATCGTGATCTGCATCACCGGCAACGGGCTGAAGACTCAGGACGCGGTGTTCGACGCGCTCGACGAACCGGCGACCATCAAACCGGCGCTGGCCGATTTCGAGGCGCTCACGGGCGTTGCTGAAGCGGTGGCCGAGCCGGTGTTGGCGTGA